The segment CGACGGTCTGGGCCCGGTGCAGTAGGCGGTCCAGGATCGCCGCGGTGATGCCAGCGTCGTTGTTAAAGATCCCTGCCCAGTGTTTGTAGGCCTTGTTGGTGGTGACGATCAGCGAGCCGCGTTCGTAG is part of the Opitutus sp. genome and harbors:
- a CDS encoding ATP-binding protein, giving the protein YERGSLIVTTNKAYKHWAGIFNNDAGITAAILDRLLHRAQTVVIEGKSYRMKDRLADEPAS